In Eupeodes corollae chromosome 3, idEupCoro1.1, whole genome shotgun sequence, a single genomic region encodes these proteins:
- the LOC129950038 gene encoding helicase ARIP4 gives MDISKSIEQTCEEDFGMTKIDDEPLVGTCLDDNNEANQINKDTTNDLNPTTEPEKQQEQHIDASEKVEGENIISKNLEDGHHENVEERIKIDPPAKTDKDSTPPIDDSSQVTSAKQSNGAPPTNNKRKSDYQIESNIDEKKVHNMRKNIRGVINENNFDTITINAQREESERLARVQGLKKLVKQKYLHSALESMVEGVHEVKDDDFLASCEPIEPQPQQIKRTSIEMKDKFQRLEEKKSDKLLWNQWLSAESKDPPSDKKEEVVTIDSSSDDDDCIILSDSDDCLDDEAEDHHNSGLHVRDVLNIPNEHGKVMVNVGHVESEPDIFLAPQIAKIIKPHQIGGVRFLFDNIIESTKRFNNSSGFGCILAHSMGLGKTLQVVSFSDIFLRHTDSKTILCVMPINTIQNWVKEYNLWIPEESSCHETVRPRNFKVFALNDQHKTMSSRSKVIARWNSEGGVLLIGYELFRVLGLKIIKRKDGKKSLENSEHKRLLDNMHSALVKPGPDLVICDEGHRIKNAHAGISIALKQIRTRRRIVLTGYPLQNNLLEYWCMVDFVRPNYLGSKTEFCNMFERPIQNGQCIDSTPEDIKLMRYRAHVLHSLLVGFVQRRSDSVLQSSLPQKLEYVILTKMTKFQRQLYDAFMNEVVRKKKVPNPLKAFAVCCKIWNHPDVLYNFLKKRESDLDLDIEEQETAVKSTTAGKPKVVTAINANEFGPSNVFGNEAFTPTTMGFPENSDNTHNNTSNLWPESDTSHVNAQQQPKLIGMLKKPQLLADSLKCSSEIVDLDTKEVQFVKSDLNADLEVGQSSSFEQNKTNVNNQPRNNITNPSIIKPVKIETKSNNDTISYDWAISLIKDYEPGIVSTSPKMQIFLYILEESIKLGDRVLVFSQSLLTLNLMEFFLQALTIPETDKHWKKNVSYFRLDGSTSSLEREKLVNEFNSNTDVKLFLISTRAGSLGINLTGANRVVVFDASWNPCHDTQAVHRIYRYGQGKSCFVYRIVMDNCLEKNIYDRQVKKQGMSDRVVDECNPDAHLSIRELTNLCYDKEEENESTEFKQPIENYSDEVMRSMLTKYKSILSKEPFYHESLLIDRKEKKLSQTEKKLAKRGYEIEKKASSKSHHFIQNIHNVHNVVQNRDCMINKVNSQIFKNKINQPFKNSNMKLTRWIPAEVWQRQGMSSQEMKLPIDVAIPTNSNDSSNIVVKAGEKVMVLNSPKGVYMQLESGKIIAIKTSAEAAKDKMQQAKKFTSTQLIEKKCLPTLDALSFKEDNSRAATDQASEDSENDDCIVINDNINDSSENSFDLSYTSPKNRVKTAPVKQHVVPHTFPNNNPLVLKDTRKIKPTPIIPNHGFRKDKTDTITQKHSFLQNESEPITQGSQHGPQQGPQHGPQQGPQQGPQQGSQQGPQQGPQQGHQKSPQQGSHQGSQHCHEKLNSEITKHQFHQNKPDMTPQNHQYRQENTEHLIQNHAMCQDKPADPSIQNQHQSHQQNQHDFEPKSKLEQPTPSNYVHKQRNYLYGNASNNSNYDMLPAHNLENQHYPPLTTPQRWENKSPDLYKQAFKISNIPAPYPSTAVCDLSGFEKNDKPQQSINESVNVEQYNQPPPYVPTCKDAEDSSYHHHLNYNLNYQHNNPHPAVAPPPPEDNGSLTTLYNFNNKNENTYSENLYDNSDSSHSNYHQQISKYSYGYYQPPYLPNYASSSSGNKAYANNTFQSVSSQYYMRRPSTFSTSSTNGVDVGFNYAEPQGWMKKHLPE, from the exons ATGGATATCTCAAAGTCCATTGAGCAAACGTGTGAAGAGGATTTTGGAATGACAAAGATTGATGATGAACCCTTGGTAGGCACTTGCTTGGACGATAATAATGAAGCCAATCAAATAAATAAGGACACAACTAATGACCTAAACCCAACAACTGAACCagaaaaacaacaagaacaacacaTCGATGCTTCAGAAAAAGTTGAAGgtgaaaacattatttcgaAGAATTTGGAAGATGGACATCATGAAAATGTTGAAGAAAGAATTAAGATCGATCCAccggcaaaaactgataaggatTCTACTCCTCCTATTGATGATTCTAGCCAAGTAACGTCGGCCAAGCAAAGCAACGGGGCTCCTCCAACCAATAACAAGCGCAAGTCAGACTATCAAATCGAAAGTAATATTGACGAAAAAAAGGTTCATAACATGCGTAAAAACATCCGGGGTgttattaatgaaaataattttgacacCATTACAATAAATGCCCAGCGAGAGGAATCTGAACGTTTAGCTAGAGTCCAGGGGCTTAAGAAacttgttaaacaaaaataccttCATTCTGCTCTCGAATCTATGGTCGAAGGAGTACATGAAGTTAAAGATGACGATTTCTTGGCTTCATGCGAACCCATTGAACCGCAACCGCAACAAATCAAAAGAACAAGTATTGAGATGAAGGATAAATTCCAAAGACTGGAAGAGAAAAAGTCTGATAAATTATTGTGGAACCAATGGTTATCCGCAGAGTCCAAAGATCCGCCATCGGATAAAAAGGAGGAAGTTGTTACAATCGATAGTTCTTCGGATGATGACGATTGTATCATTCTCTCTGATAGCGATGACTGCTTGGATGACGAGGCAGAAGATCATCATAATAGTGGGCTTCATGTAAGGGATGTCTTGAACATACCAAACGAACATGGAAAAGTTATGGTCAATGTTGGACATGTCGAAAGTGAACCGGACATATTTTTAGCTCCTCAGATAGCAAAAATAATTAAGCCCCATCAAATCGGTGGGGTTAGGTTTTTGTTCGACAACATAATCGAATCGACTAAGAGGTTTAACAACTCCTCTGGATTCGGGTGCATTCTCGCTCATTCTATGGGACTAGGGAAGACACTGCAAGTTGTAAGCTTTTCTGACATCTTTCTAAGACACACCGATTCGAAGACTATTCTTTGCGTTATGCCCATCAATACGATTCAAAATTGGGTAAAGGAATATAATTTATGGATTCCTGAGGAATCATCATGTCACGAAACAGTTAGACCGCGGAACTTTAAAGTTTTTGCTCTGAATGACCAACACAAAACCATGAGTTCAAGATCTAAGGTCATTGCCCGCTGGAATTCCGAAGGTGGGGTTCTTCTCATAGGCTATGAACTCTTTCGTGTCTTGGGgcttaaaataatcaaaaggaaagatggaaaaaagTCTCTGGAGAATTCGGAGCACAAGAGGCTTTTGGACAACATGCACTCGGCTCTGGTAAAGCCTGGTCCAGATCTGGTTATTTGTGACGAAGGTCATAGGATTAAGAACGCACATGCTGGAATATCAATCGCCTTGAAACAAATTCGTACTCGAAGGCGAATTGTTTTGACAGGATATCCACTTCAAAACAATCTTTTGGAGTATTGGTGTATGGTGGATTTTGTGAGGCCCAATTATCTGGGTTCCAAAACAGAATTTTGCAACATGTTCGAACGTCCGATACAAAATGGCCAATGCATTGATTCCACTCCAGAAGATATAAAGCTTATGAGATACAGGGCTCACGTCTTACACTCTTTGTTGGTTGGATTTGTTCAAAGAAGATCCGATTCTGTGCTACAGAGCTCACTCCCTCAGAAATTAGAATATGTCATTTTAACGAAGATGACCAAGTTTCAGAGGCAGCTGTATGATGCCTTTATGAATGAAGTCGTTCGCAAGAAAAAAGTCCCAAATCCACTTAAAGCGTTTGCAGTATGTTGCAAAATATGGAATCATCCGGATGTACTttataatttcttgaaaaagagGGAGTCCGATTTAGATTTGGACATTGAAGAACAAGAAACGGCTGTAAAGTCTACAACAGCTGGAAAGCCTAAGGTTGTTACTGCAATCAATGCAAATGAATTTGGCCCATCCAATGTATTTGGAAACGAAGCATTCACTCCGACAACAATGGGTTTCCCAGAAAATTCGGACAATACGCATAATAATACGAGTAATCTTTGGCCAGAGAGTGATACGAGTCATGTTAATGCTCAACAACAACCTAAGCTGATTGGTATGCTTAAAAAACCTCAGCTTTTGGCTGATAGTTTGAAGTGTTCATCGGAAATCGTTGATTTGGATACCAAAGAAGTTCAGTTTGTGAAATCCGATTTAAATGCGGATTTGGAAGTTGGACAAAGTTCGAGTTttgagcaaaacaaaacaaacgttAATAACCAACCAAGAAATAACATAACCAATCCAAGTATTATCAAACCTGTTAAAATTGAAACGAAATCTAACAACGATACCATATCCTATGATTGGGCGATTTCTCTTATAAAAGACTATGAACCAGGAATTGTTAGCACGTCTCCAAAAATgcagatatttttgtatattttggaaGAAAGTATCAAACTCGGTGATAGGGTTTTGGTGTTCAGTCAGAGTTTATTGACTTTGAACCTAATGGAGTTTTTCCTGCAAGCCCTTACTATTCCAGAAACAGATAAACATTGGAAGAAGAATGTCTCATATTTCc GTCTTGATGGTTCTACGAGTTCTTTAGAAAGGGAGAAACTTGTAAATGAATTCAACAGCAATACAGATGTTAaactatttttgatttcaacaagaGCTGGTTCTTTGGGAATAAATTTGACTGGGGCTAATCGCGTTGTTGTATTTGATGCGAGTTGGAATCCATGCCATGATACTCAAGCTGTTCATAGAATTTACAG GTACGGCCAGGGAAAATCATGTTTTGTCTACCGTATCGTAATGGACAATTGCCTGGAAAAGAATATTTACGACAGGCAAGTTAAAAAACAAGGAATGTCAGACAGAGTTGTCGATGAATGTAATCCCGATGCTCATTTATCAATAAGAGAATTAACAAATTTGTGCTatgataaagaagaagaaaacgaaaGCACTGaatttaaacaacctattgaaAACTATTCCGATGAGGTTATGCGTAGTATGTTAACCAAGTATAAATCCATTCTTTCTAAAGAACCATTTTACCATGAAAGTTTGTTGATTGAtcgcaaagaaaaaaaactttctcaGACTGAAAAGAAATTGGCCAAACGTGGCTATGAAATAGAGAAAAAAGCTTCATCGAAATCGCATcactttatacaaaatattcataatgtTCACAATGTTGTTCAAAACAGGGACTGTATGATAAATAAAGTCAATTCGCAG attttcaaaaataaaataaatcaaccaTTTAAGAACTCAAACATGAAGTTAACCCGATGGATTCCAGCAGAAGTTTGGCAACGGCAAGGAATGTCCTCACAGGAAATGAAGCTCCCAATAG ATGTTGCAATACCAACTAATTCGAATGACTCGTCAAACATTGTGGTTAAGGCGGGAGAAAAGGTGATGGTTCTGAATTCTCCCAAGGGTGTTTACATGCAATTGGAAAGTGGTAAAATTATTGCTATTAAAACTTCAGCTGAAGCAGCTAAAGATAAAATGCAACAAGCGAAAAAATTTACTAGTACGcaattaattgagaaaaaatgtttaccaacattGGATGCGTTGTCTTTTAAGGAAG ataatagcCGGGCTGCAACCGATCAGGCGAGTGAGGATTCGGAGAATGATGATTGTATTGTGATAAATGATAACATAAATGATAGTTCTGAAAATTCATTTGATTTGTCTTATACCAGTCCGAAAAATCGAGTCAAAACAGCGCCAGTTAAACAACATGTAGTACCACACACTTTTCCGAACAATAACCCTCTAGTTCTTAAGGATACTCGTAAAATTAAACCAACCCCAATTATACCAAATCATGGATTTCGAAAGGATAAAACAGACACAATAACACAAAAGCATTCATTCCTTCAAAATGAATCTGAACCAATAACACAAGGTTCTCAACACGGTCCTCAACAAGGTCCTCAACACGGTCCTCAACAAGGTCCTCAACAAGGGCCTCAACAAGGGTCTCAACAAGGTCCTCAACAAGGTCCCCAACAAGGTCATCAAAAAAGTCCTCAACAAGGTTCTCACCAAGGTTCTCAACATTGTCACGAAAAGCTAAACTCGGAAATAACAAAACATCAGTTTCATCAAAATAAACCTGACATGACACCACAAAATCATCAGTATCGACAAGAAAACACGGAACATTTAATACAAAACCATGCAATGTGTCAAGATAAACCTGCAGATCCATCAATACAAAACCAACATCAAAGCCACCAACAAAACCAACATGATTTTGAACCAAAGTCTAAGTTAGAACAGCCAACTCCATCCAACTATGTTCATAAACAACGTAATTATCTATATGGAAATGCATCAAACAACTCAAATTATGACATGCTACCCGCACATAACCTAGAAAACCAACATTACCCACCGCTCACCACTCCTCAACGATGGGAAAACAAGTCTCCAGATTTATACAAGCAAGCATTTAAAATAAGCAATATTCCTGCTCCATATCCATCAACTGCAGTTTGTGATTTAAGTGGTTTCGAAAAAAACGATAAGCCTCAACAATCTATAAACGAAAGCGTTAACg ttGAACAATACAATCAACCTCCACCGTATGTCCCAACCTGCAAAGATGCTGAAGATTCCTCTTATCATCACCATTTAAACTATAACTTAAATTACCAACATAACAATCCACATCCAGCAGTAGCGCCCCCGCCACCTGAAGACAATGGATCTCTTACTACGCTGTataactttaataataaaaacgaaaatactTACAGTGAAAATTTGTATGACAATTCCGATTCGTCCCATTCGAATTATCATCAGCAAATTTCGAAATATTCGTATGGTTATTACCAGCCCCCATATCTTCCAAACTATGCTAGTAGCAGTAGTGGTAATAAGGCTTATGCTAATAATACATTTCAATCTGTTTCAAGTCAGTACTACATGCGTAGGCCGTCTACATTTTCCACAAGTTCCACAAATGGAGTTGATGTCGGATTCAACTACGCCGAACCTCAAGGCTGGATGAAGAAGCATCTTCCCGAATAG